The following are encoded together in the Vibrio zhugei genome:
- a CDS encoding LysR family transcriptional regulator gives MHNKHKQVSENGKLDNPARFHWDDARIFLAIARSGTLSRAAKTLRLGIATTSRRLERLEEALNMRLFTRDQLGYTLTDEGRELIAPAEALEQAGYAFGEATKTNRDEVIGHVRVATAQGLADHLIIPAMPKLINDHPNLTLEMVTSVSTVNLHRRDADIALRMVRPERGNVTIRKLGTLGFGLYAAPIYLHNRTSTETTSQSFEHDDFIGWSETQQHLPAAQWLEKTLRGKPCRLTTSSLSAQMSAVEAGLGMAILPHFMAQDKGLMCVQNDVGCDQPIWLVIHSDLTHSRRVRAVADFLETLINENQAALAR, from the coding sequence ATGCATAATAAACACAAACAGGTTTCCGAAAATGGAAAACTAGACAATCCGGCACGCTTTCATTGGGATGATGCAAGAATTTTTCTCGCTATTGCACGCTCAGGCACCCTCAGTCGTGCTGCTAAGACATTAAGACTGGGTATTGCGACCACCTCTCGACGCTTAGAGCGGTTAGAAGAAGCGCTCAATATGCGCCTATTCACTCGGGATCAACTGGGCTATACATTAACCGATGAAGGGCGTGAGCTGATTGCCCCCGCAGAAGCTCTGGAACAAGCCGGTTATGCCTTTGGAGAGGCAACGAAGACGAATCGTGATGAGGTCATAGGTCATGTCCGTGTCGCCACAGCGCAAGGATTGGCGGATCACCTCATCATCCCTGCAATGCCTAAACTCATCAATGATCACCCGAATTTAACACTCGAAATGGTCACAAGCGTATCGACCGTCAACCTGCACCGACGTGATGCCGATATTGCGTTACGGATGGTGAGACCTGAGCGTGGGAATGTGACCATACGCAAGCTCGGCACATTAGGCTTTGGTCTTTACGCGGCGCCAATCTACCTGCACAACAGGACATCCACAGAGACAACGAGCCAATCTTTCGAACATGATGATTTTATTGGATGGTCTGAAACTCAGCAGCATTTACCTGCCGCTCAATGGCTAGAAAAAACGTTAAGAGGTAAACCGTGCCGATTAACCACCAGCAGCCTGTCCGCGCAAATGTCTGCCGTCGAGGCTGGGCTCGGTATGGCCATCTTGCCCCATTTCATGGCGCAAGATAAGGGGCTGATGTGTGTACAAAATGACGTCGGGTGTGACCAGCCGATATGGTTAGTGATTCACTCCGATTTAACCCACTCACGCAGAGTGAGAGCGGTGGCGGATTTCCTCGAGACGCTCATCAATGAAAACCAAGCTGCGTTAGCGCGCTAA
- a CDS encoding aldo/keto reductase has product MKKRKLGHSLEVSEIGLGCMGMSEFYGPRNDAESKSVLHQAVELGCTFLDTADTYGHSHNEQLIGEFLKECRADIKIATKCGIVRRPGEYQRVIDNSPAYIRHACESSLRRLGGECIDLYYIHRLDPNVAIEDTVSALSQLVKEGKIANIGLSEVSANTLRKAHAVHPISAVQTEYSLWTRDVEREVLPTCRELGIGFVPYSPLGRGFLTGSITPDSDFVGEDVRQSLPRFTPDNLDANRPLAEVVASMAQSKSCSSAQIALAWLLAQGPDIVPIPGTKKMTHLKDNLGASAVNLTAEDLAHIESAMSAFQPVGGRYSAEGMKGVNV; this is encoded by the coding sequence ATGAAGAAGCGTAAATTAGGTCACAGCTTGGAAGTCTCTGAGATTGGCTTGGGCTGTATGGGAATGAGTGAATTCTATGGCCCCAGAAATGATGCTGAGTCGAAATCTGTGCTCCACCAGGCGGTTGAGCTTGGCTGTACTTTTCTAGATACCGCAGACACTTACGGGCATTCTCATAACGAGCAGCTGATTGGCGAGTTTCTTAAAGAATGCCGTGCTGATATAAAAATTGCCACCAAATGCGGCATTGTTCGTCGTCCGGGGGAGTATCAACGTGTTATCGACAATAGCCCGGCGTATATTCGCCATGCTTGTGAAAGTTCACTACGCCGCTTAGGGGGGGAATGCATCGACTTATATTATATCCACCGCTTAGACCCCAATGTTGCGATAGAAGATACCGTCTCGGCGCTGTCTCAATTAGTGAAAGAAGGCAAAATTGCCAATATTGGTCTGTCGGAAGTGAGCGCGAATACATTGAGAAAAGCTCACGCGGTGCACCCAATTAGTGCGGTACAAACGGAATATTCGTTGTGGACCCGTGATGTGGAACGAGAAGTCCTTCCTACTTGCCGTGAGTTAGGCATTGGTTTTGTGCCTTATTCGCCATTAGGACGAGGATTCTTAACGGGAAGTATTACGCCTGATAGTGATTTTGTCGGGGAAGATGTTCGACAATCCCTACCAAGATTTACGCCAGATAATCTCGATGCGAATCGTCCGCTCGCCGAGGTTGTGGCAAGTATGGCCCAGAGTAAGTCATGTTCATCGGCGCAAATTGCGTTGGCATGGTTATTAGCACAAGGCCCGGATATTGTTCCGATTCCAGGAACCAAGAAAATGACCCATCTTAAAGACAATTTAGGCGCATCTGCGGTGAATTTAACGG